In one Vicia villosa cultivar HV-30 ecotype Madison, WI unplaced genomic scaffold, Vvil1.0 ctg.000464F_1_1_1, whole genome shotgun sequence genomic region, the following are encoded:
- the LOC131628555 gene encoding uncharacterized protein LOC131628555 — protein sequence MGSLPSPPPSPSQENLLSNYVMVTIFCPREPTPNVTLCNSIHLYYPSSNTWSYVGTIPGLGDDQVLKGFSLVSLGDFVYIIGGQICYKEKVHVNDDSAEFLDEGIRVVPNVLRYNIRTNQWFNCAPLGVARYDFACTVCDNKIFVAGGKSMLASARGISSSELYDPEFNTWTRLPNLHILRYKCIGVTWKSKVYIVGGFAENEDSDLTMTSIVERSSAEVYDIQENKWDLIAGMWQLDVPPNQIVAVNESLFSSGDCLNAWKGHVEVYDGKLWNEVEGSRKRSLSTLEYNYENWPFNQRLYLTMAPIGNRLFFLAGYRVGDGELARTMSVVHVFDTSTSADAWRSFEPMEMEGEKELCSHCCVVQLSSP from the coding sequence ATGGGGTCCCTTCCATCACCACCACCATCACCTTCTCAAGAAAATCTTCTTTCAAATTATGTCATGGTTACAATTTTCTGTCCTAGAGAACCAACACCAAATGTGACACTTTGTAATTCAATTCACCTTTATTATCCTTCATCCAATACATGGAGTTATGTTGGTACAATTCCTGGCCTAGGTGATGACCAAGTATTAAAAGGCTTTTCTTTGGTTTCATTGGGTGATTTTGTTTATATAATCGGTGGACAAATTTGTTACAAAGAAAAAGTTCATGTTAATGACGATTCAGCTGAGTTTCTTGATGAAGGTATAAGAGTTGTACCAAATGTACTTCGTTACAATATAAGAACTAATCAATGGTTCAATTGTGCACCACTAGGTGTTGCTAGATATGATTTTGCTTGCACGGTTTGTGACAATAAGATCTTTGTGGCGGGAGGAAAGTCCATGTTGGCAAGTGCGAGAGGGATCTCGTCGTCTGAGTTGTATGATCCTGAATTTAACACGTGGACCCGTTTACCTAATTTGCATATTTTGAGGTATAAATGTATAGGCGTGACGTGGAAAAGTAAAGTTTATATTGTTGGAGGTTTTGCTGAAAACGAAGACTCTGATTTAACTATGACTAGCATTGTTGAACGGAGTTCTGCTGAAGTTTATGATATACAAGAAAATAAATGGGACCTTATCGCGGGCATGTGGCAACTCGATGTACCACCTAATCAAATTGTGGCGGTGAACGAGTCACTTTTTAGCTCGGGCgattgtttgaatgcttggaaagGACACGTTGAGGTTTACGATGGAAAACTTTGGAATGAAGTCGAGGGATCGCGTAAGAGAAGTCTTTCGACGTTGGAATATAACTACGAGAATTGGCCTTTTAATCAAAGATTATACTTGACTATGGCGCCGATCGGGAATAGATTGTTTTTCTTGGCGGGTTATAGGGTTGGTGATGGAGAATTGGCAAGAACAATGTCGGTTGTTCATGTATTTGATACTTCAACTAGTGCAGATGCTTGGAGAAGCTTTGAACCAATGGAGATGGAAGGTGAGAAAGAGCTTTGTAGCCATTGTTGTGTTGTGCAACTCTCATCACCTTAA